AAATGGCGTTCGATTTTCATCATGAGACCTCCGCCGGGCTGAGACTTAGAGCTCGAGCTTCTGCAGGGCCTTGCGCACCAGCATCGCGCAGAGGAGGGCGAAGGCTCCCAGAGCCAGCAAAGTGCCTGGGATATCCCCCATCTTGGCCTGCAGGCCTTCTCCGAAGCGGGTGACCCCCGGGAAGAATTTCCAGGCGATGACGAGGAGCAGGCCCGCGATGCAGCCTCCGGCCACCAGCCCGGTCGCGTAGAGCATCCCGCTGGAGAGCTCGCTCTCGTCCGCCTTGCCGCGGATGATGTCCGTGAGCCAGCGCATGGCGCCGCCGATGAAGATGGGGAAGGTCGTGGAGATGGGCAGATACGCCCCGACCGCCCAGGCCAGGCCGTTGACCCCGCAGAGCTGGACGGTCAAGGACAGGGCCCCGCCCACGAAGATGTAGCCCCAGGGCAGGTCGCGCGAGAGCACGCCCTGGATGATGGTGGCCATGAGCGTGCCTTGCGGCGCGGGCAGCTTCTCCGAGCCGATGGGGCCCAGTGGTGAGTGGTGCATGGCGATGATGGTGAACCCGACCACGGCCACGGAGACCAGGACGCCGATGAGCAGGCCGATCTGCTGGTTGAAGGGCGTGGCGCCCACCAGATAGCCGGTCTTGAGGTCCTGAGAGGTCGCGCCCGCGTTGGCCGCGGCGATGCAGACGATGGCGCCCACGGCCAGGGCCGCGGCCTGCGCGGCCGCCTGCTTGGACGGGTCGTTGGCCCAGCCCGCGATCACGAAGATGAGGCAGGTGCCCAAGAGCGTGGCGATAGTCATGCCTGAGATCGGGTTCGACGACGAGCCGATGAGCCCCACGATGCGCGAGGACACCGCTACGAAGAAGAAGCCGAACACCACGATGAGCAGGCTGACCAGGAAATACCAGGGGAAGCCCACCGGCATCTTCTGCAGGAAGGGGATGATCAGGGCCATGACCAGGCAGCCTGCGGCCACCCAGGTGATCGGGATGTCGCGCTCGGTGCGCTTCTTCTCGGCCTGGCCCACGCCGCCGCGCATCTCTTTGATGGAGTCGCGCACCGAGGCGAATATGGTGGGCAGGGTGCGCAAGAGCGTCATCATGCCGGCCATGGCCACGGCTCCGGCGCCGATGTAGCGGATGTAGGCGCGGTAGATCCATTCCGCGTGGTTGTGGGAGGCGATCCAGTCCGGGGTGAAGCTGAGCTTGAGCAGGTCCGCCTTGATCTTTTCGTCCGGCACGAACATGGACAAGAGCGGGATCAGGGCCAGCCAGGAGAGCACGCTGCCCGAGACCATGATGCCGGCCAGGCGCGGCCCGATGATGTAGCCCACGCCCAGGTACTCGGGCGTGATCTCGCTGGTGAGCAGCGCGTTCTTGTAGACCCCGTCCGGACCGGTGTTGAGGAGCTTGGGCGTGTCCTGCCACAGGGCGAAGAGCTTGTTGAGCACGGAGTAGGCCATGGCCGCCCAGAAGCCGCTGAACACGGTCTTGGCCATCTCTCCGCCGCGCTCTCCCGCGATGAGCACGTCGGCGCAGGCGGTGCCTTCCGGATAGGGGAGGGTTCCGTGCTCCTTGACGATCAGCGCCCGGCGCATGGGCACCATCATGAGCACGCCGATGACGCCTCCGGCCGCGGCCAAAGACATGATCTGCAGGAGGTTGAAGTACTCCTTGGCGCCGCCGCTGGCGATGAACAGGAAGGCGGGGGCGGTGAACACGACGCCCGCGGCTATGGATTCTCCCGCGGAACCGATGGTCTGCACGATGTTGTTCTCTAGAATGGTGGACTTGCCGAAGCGCTTGAACACCGCGATGGAGAGCACGGCGATGGGGATGGAGGCCGAGACCGTGAGCCCGGCGCGCAAGGCGAGGTAGACCGTGACGGCGCCGAAGAGGATGCCGAAGAGACAGCCCAGCAGGACGGCCTTCAGGGTGAATTCGTCGACGTTCTGGTCATGGGCGATGTAGGGCTTGTGCTCTGGCATGGCGCTCTCCTGGGAGCTGGAATGTCGGGAAGACGGTCAGAGGATACCAAATTTGTCCGTTCCTGGAGTTTTCCTCCAGCCAGTGGATGTCCCTTCGGCCGACGACTTCCCGGCGGGGTTTTGGTATATTGATTCTTCAGGGGGAAGGGGGACGCATGGAACGACAGCCGAAGCCGTATCTATCGACGAGCCGGGGCCGAAGCTTGGCCGTGCTCGTGGCCATCTCATGCTTCGTCATCTCCTGGG
This genomic stretch from Elusimicrobiota bacterium harbors:
- a CDS encoding oligopeptide transporter, OPT family; the protein is MPEHKPYIAHDQNVDEFTLKAVLLGCLFGILFGAVTVYLALRAGLTVSASIPIAVLSIAVFKRFGKSTILENNIVQTIGSAGESIAAGVVFTAPAFLFIASGGAKEYFNLLQIMSLAAAGGVIGVLMMVPMRRALIVKEHGTLPYPEGTACADVLIAGERGGEMAKTVFSGFWAAMAYSVLNKLFALWQDTPKLLNTGPDGVYKNALLTSEITPEYLGVGYIIGPRLAGIMVSGSVLSWLALIPLLSMFVPDEKIKADLLKLSFTPDWIASHNHAEWIYRAYIRYIGAGAVAMAGMMTLLRTLPTIFASVRDSIKEMRGGVGQAEKKRTERDIPITWVAAGCLVMALIIPFLQKMPVGFPWYFLVSLLIVVFGFFFVAVSSRIVGLIGSSSNPISGMTIATLLGTCLIFVIAGWANDPSKQAAAQAAALAVGAIVCIAAANAGATSQDLKTGYLVGATPFNQQIGLLIGVLVSVAVVGFTIIAMHHSPLGPIGSEKLPAPQGTLMATIIQGVLSRDLPWGYIFVGGALSLTVQLCGVNGLAWAVGAYLPISTTFPIFIGGAMRWLTDIIRGKADESELSSGMLYATGLVAGGCIAGLLLVIAWKFFPGVTRFGEGLQAKMGDIPGTLLALGAFALLCAMLVRKALQKLEL